In Fibrobacter sp. UWH6, the following are encoded in one genomic region:
- a CDS encoding UDP-3-O-acyl-N-acetylglucosamine deacetylase: MTTNSQHYEFKSPSLSYKNAMVTVDVLERDPTHKPRVVWSVDGKEVYRTDLCKIFSDLKFEAARTAIYTYDDEARAHAVGLNCGAMASPEHLAPVFLMWPHRRFNVNIVSGADVNCGADGKSAAKVAELPLMDGSAAPFFYGLRRAAGEPEELVFYDAPVNANWDLKTSGDNPRTYGHVRIMPAETFEVEYVLDRSVARGDTCDLQSAASVSLYSPENLFQIFMARTFISQLELDAARSNGLLKGVDESCGLLLDAKASAGCPCNENFRVANEPAMHKILDLIGDITFICPALPKVRIEITNGGHVSHRQIMEKLIPYVSAGLFEKI, from the coding sequence ATGACGACCAATTCACAGCATTACGAATTTAAGTCTCCGTCGCTGAGCTACAAGAACGCCATGGTGACGGTGGACGTTCTGGAAAGGGATCCTACACACAAGCCCCGAGTGGTCTGGAGCGTAGATGGTAAGGAAGTCTACCGCACGGATCTTTGCAAGATTTTTTCTGACTTGAAGTTTGAAGCTGCCCGTACAGCCATCTACACCTACGACGACGAGGCTCGTGCCCATGCTGTCGGTTTGAACTGCGGTGCTATGGCCAGCCCGGAACATCTGGCTCCTGTTTTTCTGATGTGGCCCCACCGCCGCTTTAACGTGAATATCGTGAGCGGAGCCGATGTGAATTGTGGAGCAGACGGCAAGTCCGCCGCGAAGGTTGCAGAACTTCCCTTGATGGATGGTTCTGCTGCACCGTTTTTCTATGGCCTGCGCCGAGCTGCGGGGGAGCCTGAAGAACTTGTTTTTTACGATGCCCCGGTAAACGCTAACTGGGATTTGAAAACGTCGGGTGATAATCCGCGAACCTATGGCCATGTACGTATCATGCCTGCAGAAACTTTCGAGGTGGAGTACGTTCTGGACCGCAGTGTGGCCCGCGGTGACACCTGCGACTTGCAGTCGGCCGCATCGGTTAGCCTTTATTCTCCAGAGAACCTGTTTCAGATTTTTATGGCCCGCACGTTTATTTCTCAGTTAGAACTTGACGCTGCGCGGTCCAACGGTCTATTAAAAGGCGTAGATGAAAGCTGCGGACTTCTTTTAGACGCAAAAGCCTCCGCAGGATGCCCCTGCAACGAAAATTTCCGTGTCGCCAATGAACCTGCCATGCATAAAATACTAGATTTAATTGGCGATATAACATTCATTTGTCCTGCACTCCCCAAGGTGCGGATTGAAATCACCAACGGTGGGCACGTTTCTCACCGACAAATCATGGAGAAGTTAATACCTTATGTCTCTGCTGGACTCTTTGAAAAA
- a CDS encoding TrpB-like pyridoxal phosphate-dependent enzyme yields MRNCSSLKIDGPCKIYLEESELPKQWYNVRADMKKKPAPLLNPGTGKPMTAAELEGVFCSELVKQELDNDTAYIDIPQDIQTFYKMYRPSPLVRAYFLEQALGTPAHIYYKFEGNNTSGSHKLNSAIAQAYYAKQQGLKGVTTETGAGQWGTALSMASAFFGIDCQVYMVKCSYEQKPFRREVMRTYGASVTPSPSMNTNVGRKINEEFPGTTGSLGCAISEAVEAAVTQEGYRYVLGSVLNQVLLHQSVIGLEAHAALKKLGVKPDMIIGCAGGGSNLGGLISPFMGEKLRGEADYDILAIEPASCPSLTRGKYAYDFCDTGKVCPLAKMYTLGSGFIPSANHAGGLRYHGMSSVLSELYDQGLMRAASVEQTKVFEAAKLFAQTEGILPAPESSHAIRATIDEALKCKETGEQKNILFGLTGTGYFDMVAYQKFNDGEMNDYIPTDADIAASLAKLPQV; encoded by the coding sequence ATGCGTAATTGCTCCTCTCTTAAGATTGATGGTCCTTGCAAGATCTACCTCGAAGAATCCGAACTTCCGAAGCAGTGGTACAACGTCCGTGCCGACATGAAGAAGAAGCCGGCACCGCTCCTGAACCCGGGTACCGGTAAGCCCATGACTGCCGCCGAACTGGAAGGCGTGTTCTGCTCCGAACTGGTCAAGCAGGAACTGGACAACGATACCGCATATATCGACATTCCTCAGGACATCCAGACTTTCTACAAGATGTACCGCCCGTCTCCGCTGGTCCGCGCCTACTTCCTGGAACAGGCCCTCGGCACTCCGGCTCACATCTACTATAAGTTCGAAGGTAACAACACCAGCGGCAGCCACAAGCTGAACTCCGCTATCGCCCAGGCCTACTACGCCAAGCAGCAGGGCCTTAAGGGCGTGACCACCGAAACTGGTGCAGGCCAGTGGGGTACCGCTCTTTCCATGGCTTCCGCCTTCTTCGGCATTGACTGCCAGGTTTACATGGTGAAGTGCTCCTACGAACAGAAGCCTTTCCGTCGCGAAGTGATGCGCACCTACGGCGCTTCTGTCACTCCGTCTCCTTCCATGAACACCAACGTTGGCCGCAAGATCAACGAAGAATTCCCGGGCACCACTGGTTCTCTGGGTTGCGCTATTTCTGAAGCTGTTGAAGCAGCCGTTACTCAGGAAGGCTACCGCTATGTTCTTGGTTCCGTGCTGAACCAGGTTCTCTTGCACCAGTCCGTTATCGGTCTCGAAGCCCACGCCGCTCTCAAGAAGCTTGGTGTTAAGCCCGATATGATCATCGGTTGTGCAGGTGGTGGTTCTAACCTTGGTGGTCTTATCTCCCCGTTCATGGGCGAAAAGCTCCGCGGCGAAGCTGACTACGATATTCTGGCAATCGAACCTGCAAGCTGCCCCAGCCTTACCCGCGGTAAGTACGCTTACGACTTCTGCGATACTGGTAAGGTTTGCCCGCTGGCCAAGATGTACACTCTGGGCTCCGGCTTTATTCCGTCTGCAAACCACGCTGGTGGCCTGCGCTACCACGGCATGAGCTCTGTCCTTTCTGAACTCTACGATCAGGGCCTGATGCGCGCTGCTTCCGTAGAACAGACAAAGGTGTTCGAAGCTGCTAAGCTCTTCGCTCAGACCGAAGGTATCCTGCCGGCTCCGGAATCCAGCCACGCTATCCGCGCTACTATCGACGAAGCTCTCAAGTGCAAGGAAACTGGCGAACAGAAGAACATCCTCTTCGGCCTCACCGGTACTGGCTACTTCGACATGGTGGCTTACCAGAAGTTCAACGACGGCGAAATGAATGACTACATCCCCACCGATGCAGACATCGCAGCAAGCCTCGCCAAGCTCCCGCAGGTCTAA